A region from the Natronoarchaeum mannanilyticum genome encodes:
- a CDS encoding aminopeptidase, translated as MDPRIREHASLLVHDALELEEGDDVIVRVPDVAEDLLVAIYEVLGDVGANPVSLGGTARAHRAYMRAHDGEFELPDHEMALVEAADAHIHVRADENVTETSDIDPEQNSAYQQTRRPILDERLTDNWTLTQYPAPANAQLAEMSTEGYENFVWDAVNKDWDAQEAFQAQMVEILEGAEEVRIVSGDSTDVTMRVADNPTINDTCKHNVPGGEVFTAPQPDSVEGEVLFDKPVYQQGREVLDARLVFEDGEVVDHAASKNEDVLTEILNTDDGARRLGELGIGMNRDIDRFTYNMLFDEKMGDTVHMAVGRAYEDTVGEGNEQNESAVHVDMIVDMSEDSRIEVDGEVVQRDGTFRFEDGFEG; from the coding sequence ATGGACCCGCGAATCCGCGAGCACGCGTCGCTGCTCGTCCACGATGCGCTCGAACTGGAAGAGGGCGACGACGTGATCGTCAGAGTACCGGACGTCGCCGAGGACCTGCTGGTCGCGATCTACGAGGTCCTGGGCGACGTCGGCGCCAACCCCGTGTCGCTGGGCGGCACCGCCCGCGCCCACCGCGCCTACATGCGAGCCCACGACGGCGAGTTCGAGCTTCCGGACCACGAGATGGCGCTCGTCGAGGCGGCCGACGCCCACATCCACGTCCGGGCGGACGAGAACGTCACCGAGACCAGCGACATCGACCCCGAGCAGAACTCGGCCTATCAGCAGACCCGGCGGCCCATCCTCGACGAGCGGCTCACCGACAACTGGACGCTCACGCAGTACCCCGCGCCGGCCAACGCCCAGCTCGCCGAGATGAGCACCGAGGGCTACGAGAACTTCGTCTGGGACGCCGTCAACAAGGACTGGGACGCCCAGGAGGCGTTCCAGGCCCAGATGGTCGAGATCCTCGAGGGCGCCGAGGAGGTCCGGATCGTCTCGGGCGACTCGACCGACGTCACGATGCGCGTCGCCGACAACCCGACGATCAACGACACCTGCAAGCATAACGTCCCCGGCGGCGAGGTCTTTACCGCACCGCAGCCCGACAGCGTCGAGGGCGAGGTGCTGTTCGACAAGCCCGTCTACCAGCAGGGTCGCGAGGTGCTCGACGCCCGCCTCGTGTTCGAGGACGGCGAGGTTGTCGACCACGCCGCGAGCAAGAACGAGGACGTCCTCACGGAGATTCTCAACACCGACGACGGTGCCCGCCGCCTCGGCGAGCTCGGCATCGGGATGAACCGCGACATCGACCGGTTCACCTACAACATGCTGTTCGACGAGAAGATGGGCGACACCGTCCACATGGCGGTCGGTCGGGCCTACGAGGACACCGTCGGCGAGGGCAACGAACAGAACGAGAGCGCCGTCCACGTCGACATGATCGTCGACATGAGCGAGGACTCGCGGATCGAGGTCGACGGCGAAGTGGTGCAGCGCGACGGGACGTTCAGGTTCGAGGACGGGTTCGAGGGGTAG
- a CDS encoding group I intron-associated PD-(D/E)XK endonuclease, with translation MDPNAKGDKVEAMVLSDLVNREFDVLIPFSESNRYDLVIQGEAGFHKLQCKSGRYKQDRIIFSTKSSRPNTTGSTREDYRGDIDYFAVYSFGTEETYLVPISKAANGEMTLRTQPPDNGQSKGINWAEDYLIDAQLRDL, from the coding sequence ATGGACCCGAATGCAAAAGGAGACAAAGTGGAGGCGATGGTTCTGTCTGACTTGGTGAACAGAGAGTTTGATGTACTAATACCATTCAGCGAGAGTAATCGGTACGACTTGGTCATTCAGGGAGAGGCCGGATTCCATAAGCTCCAATGTAAGTCTGGACGTTATAAGCAGGATAGGATAATATTCAGTACTAAGAGTTCTAGACCTAATACAACAGGGAGTACTAGAGAAGACTACAGAGGAGACATCGATTATTTTGCCGTTTACTCGTTCGGTACAGAAGAAACATATCTGGTCCCAATCTCCAAAGCGGCTAATGGGGAGATGACGTTGCGAACTCAACCGCCGGACAATGGGCAGTCAAAGGGTATAAATTGGGCCGAAGACTATCTGATAGATGCACAGTTAAGAGACTTGTAG
- a CDS encoding RNA-binding domain-containing protein has translation MIYSVDIQITAPVNDTEVTDRVRDAITNLFPDADVEFQHGELLAEAHSMDHFSEQLHRQEILDTARGEFFGDLRDDTFSFALKKQPAFEGVVNFAVGNPDELGDIQVRVRVDEPDAESFVDHVAPPTEEGKPVADDA, from the coding sequence ATGATCTACAGCGTCGACATCCAGATCACGGCGCCGGTCAACGACACCGAGGTCACCGACCGCGTCCGAGACGCCATCACGAATCTGTTCCCCGACGCCGACGTCGAGTTCCAGCACGGCGAGTTGCTCGCCGAGGCCCACTCGATGGACCACTTCTCCGAGCAGCTCCACCGCCAGGAGATCCTCGACACCGCCCGCGGCGAGTTCTTCGGCGACCTGCGCGACGATACGTTCTCGTTCGCCCTGAAGAAACAGCCCGCCTTCGAGGGCGTCGTCAACTTCGCCGTCGGCAACCCCGACGAGCTCGGCGACATCCAGGTGCGCGTGCGCGTCGACGAGCCCGACGCCGAGTCCTTCGTCGACCACGTCGCGCCGCCGACCGAGGAGGGCAAGCCGGTCGCCGACGACGCGTAA
- a CDS encoding nucleoside recognition protein, with protein MESTLNLLLADILPRVASIALFIAVGVALANLAVEFGAVEYIAVLSKPLTGPANLPDEVGTAILATATSPTAGYGMLAEYRESGLIDDLATLVAITVNTFFGFVQHIFTFYAPVLIPILGLEVGVMYVGARAGISLAITVVGILAGAALLSEENVDPTARPAADSGEEEAERSRRERVVSAAESTWSKLRTIVPRLAIVYALVAVLTARDAFDALFAGVEPLTALVGLPPESAGVVGVFAIDTTSGAAAIAPQLGAPFTPQEAVTTMLIGGVVSFAFSTFKRSIPFQYGIWGPAFGTKVILVNTALKVGFIALTVVLLLI; from the coding sequence GTGGAGTCGACGCTGAACCTCCTGCTCGCGGACATCCTCCCCCGGGTCGCCAGCATAGCCCTTTTTATCGCGGTCGGCGTTGCCCTCGCCAATCTTGCCGTCGAGTTCGGTGCCGTCGAGTACATAGCAGTGCTCTCGAAGCCGCTGACCGGCCCGGCGAACCTGCCCGACGAGGTCGGCACCGCGATCCTCGCGACCGCGACGTCGCCGACCGCCGGCTACGGCATGCTCGCGGAGTACCGCGAGTCCGGGTTGATCGACGACCTCGCGACGCTGGTCGCGATCACCGTCAACACGTTCTTCGGGTTCGTCCAGCACATCTTCACGTTCTACGCGCCGGTGTTGATCCCGATTCTGGGCCTGGAAGTCGGCGTCATGTACGTCGGCGCGCGAGCGGGCATCTCGCTGGCGATCACCGTCGTCGGGATCCTCGCGGGAGCGGCACTGCTCTCCGAAGAGAACGTCGACCCGACGGCCCGACCGGCGGCCGACAGCGGTGAAGAAGAAGCCGAACGGAGCCGCCGAGAGCGGGTCGTCAGCGCCGCGGAGAGCACCTGGTCGAAGCTGCGGACGATCGTCCCGCGGCTGGCGATCGTCTACGCGCTCGTCGCCGTGCTGACGGCGCGGGACGCCTTCGACGCGCTGTTCGCGGGCGTCGAGCCGCTGACCGCGCTGGTGGGGCTACCACCCGAGAGCGCCGGCGTCGTCGGCGTCTTCGCGATCGACACGACCAGCGGCGCGGCCGCGATCGCGCCCCAGCTCGGCGCGCCGTTCACGCCCCAGGAAGCCGTCACGACGATGCTGATCGGCGGCGTCGTCTCCTTCGCCTTTTCGACGTTCAAGCGTTCGATCCCCTTCCAGTACGGCATCTGGGGGCCGGCGTTCGGGACGAAGGTGATCCTGGTCAACACGGCGCTGAAGGTCGGCTTCATCGCGCTGACTGTCGTGCTGCTGCTGATCTAA
- a CDS encoding low specificity L-threonine aldolase, which yields MIDLRSDTVTTPSDEMRRAARDAEVGDDVYGEDPSVNELERRAAEIVGTEAALYVPTGTMGNQIVARVHAERGQEVLVERESHIYKWELGGLSQHAQLQVRTLDGGDRGVPTPAQIRAEHVEEDLHRPGTGLLTLENTHNAKGGVAIAPERIDAAAEAARDLDVPVHLDGARLFNAATHHDVPAERFVESVDSVMFCLSKGLGAPVGSMLAGDEKFIERARRTRKLLGGGMRQAGLIAAPGVAALANRDRLSADHENARELAAGLDAVPGLAASEPETNIVLVDTSGAGLSAEEFLDAAERRDVLGTAFGEHTVRFCTHLDVAREDVEAAVRRIRDELR from the coding sequence ATGATCGACCTCCGGAGCGACACCGTGACGACGCCGAGCGACGAGATGCGACGGGCGGCCCGCGACGCCGAGGTTGGCGACGACGTGTACGGCGAGGACCCCTCGGTGAACGAGCTAGAACGTCGGGCCGCCGAGATCGTCGGGACCGAGGCCGCGCTGTACGTCCCGACGGGGACGATGGGCAACCAGATCGTGGCGCGGGTCCACGCCGAGCGGGGCCAGGAGGTGCTCGTCGAGCGCGAGAGCCACATCTACAAGTGGGAACTGGGCGGCCTGTCCCAGCACGCCCAGCTACAGGTCCGGACGCTGGACGGCGGCGACCGCGGCGTCCCGACGCCGGCGCAGATCCGGGCGGAGCACGTCGAGGAGGACCTCCACAGACCCGGCACCGGGCTGCTGACGCTGGAGAACACCCACAACGCCAAGGGTGGCGTCGCCATCGCGCCCGAGCGGATCGACGCCGCCGCGGAGGCTGCCCGCGACCTCGACGTGCCGGTCCACCTCGACGGGGCGCGCCTGTTCAACGCCGCCACCCACCACGACGTGCCGGCCGAGCGGTTCGTGGAGTCGGTCGACTCGGTGATGTTCTGCCTCTCGAAGGGGCTCGGCGCGCCCGTGGGATCGATGCTGGCCGGCGACGAGAAATTCATCGAGCGCGCCCGGCGCACCCGGAAACTGCTGGGCGGCGGGATGCGCCAGGCCGGGCTGATCGCGGCGCCGGGAGTCGCGGCGCTGGCGAACCGCGATCGGCTCTCGGCGGATCACGAGAACGCCCGAGAGCTCGCCGCCGGGCTCGACGCCGTTCCGGGGCTCGCGGCGTCGGAACCGGAGACGAACATCGTGCTGGTCGACACGAGCGGCGCCGGACTGTCCGCGGAGGAGTTCCTCGACGCCGCGGAGCGTCGCGACGTGCTCGGCACCGCGTTCGGAGAACACACCGTCCGCTTCTGCACGCATCTGGACGTTGCGCGGGAGGACGTCGAAGCGGCCGTGCGGAGAATTCGGGACGAACTCCGCTAG
- a CDS encoding YccF domain-containing protein: MTERSLPVRALWFVLVGWWLTPIVVNLAWALNVTILLLPFGIKLINLVPTVLTLKEPRSLSDPDSARGQNSLLVRGVYFVLVGWWASLLWANAAALLAVTVIGLPVAYWMFNRLPYVTSLYRFHG; encoded by the coding sequence ATGACAGAACGGTCCCTGCCGGTCCGTGCGCTCTGGTTCGTCCTCGTGGGCTGGTGGCTCACGCCGATCGTGGTCAACCTCGCGTGGGCGCTGAACGTCACGATTCTCCTGCTCCCCTTCGGCATCAAGCTGATCAACCTCGTCCCGACGGTGCTGACGCTGAAAGAGCCCCGATCGCTGTCGGACCCGGACAGCGCACGCGGGCAGAATTCGCTTCTCGTGCGGGGCGTGTACTTCGTGCTCGTGGGGTGGTGGGCCAGCCTGCTGTGGGCGAACGCCGCCGCCCTGCTCGCGGTGACGGTGATCGGCTTGCCCGTCGCGTACTGGATGTTCAACCGCCTGCCGTACGTGACGTCGCTGTACCGCTTCCACGGCTGA
- a CDS encoding DUF7344 domain-containing protein, with the protein MATSSDESPGRGEIFDLLSNHRRRYAIHFCKQRDETVTLSDVAEQVAAWEQDKPVEELTSAERKRVYTSLQQTHLPTLSESGMIEFDGSEVMLTEEAEQMEVYMDVVPGDSIPWGEYYLGLSAVGALVLAGVWFDILPTDPVPAVGWAAMVVATFGGSAAYHVYQSRQNRLGEVERPP; encoded by the coding sequence ATGGCAACCAGTAGCGATGAGTCGCCGGGTCGGGGCGAGATCTTCGACCTGTTGAGCAACCATCGTCGTCGGTACGCCATCCACTTTTGCAAGCAACGCGACGAGACCGTGACGCTTTCGGACGTCGCCGAGCAGGTCGCCGCCTGGGAGCAGGACAAGCCCGTCGAGGAGCTGACCTCCGCCGAGCGCAAGCGCGTGTACACGTCGCTCCAGCAGACCCACCTGCCGACACTTTCGGAAAGCGGGATGATCGAGTTCGACGGGTCCGAGGTGATGCTGACCGAGGAAGCCGAGCAGATGGAGGTGTACATGGACGTCGTGCCCGGGGACTCGATCCCGTGGGGCGAGTACTATCTGGGGCTGTCGGCGGTCGGCGCGCTCGTGCTCGCGGGCGTGTGGTTCGATATCCTTCCGACCGATCCCGTGCCGGCGGTAGGCTGGGCTGCGATGGTGGTGGCTACATTTGGTGGATCGGCAGCCTACCACGTCTACCAGAGCCGGCAGAACCGGCTGGGGGAAGTCGAGCGACCGCCATGA
- a CDS encoding AAA family ATPase — MRVIGTIGLPGSGKGEAAEVARELGVPVVTMGDVIRRECRDRGLDPATHHGEVAQALREEKGPAAVAERSLPLIREELDDADAVLVDGIRSDVEVDAFEDAFGERFSLVSVEAPFEVREERLAERGRDKSEDEGGESLEERDERELGFGMGEAMERADVRIDNTGSLESFRRTVRTVLESGPEAITR, encoded by the coding sequence ATGAGAGTTATCGGGACCATCGGCCTGCCGGGCAGCGGCAAGGGCGAGGCGGCCGAAGTCGCCCGCGAGCTGGGCGTGCCCGTCGTGACGATGGGCGACGTGATCCGCCGGGAGTGCCGGGACCGCGGGCTCGACCCCGCGACCCACCACGGCGAGGTCGCGCAGGCGCTGCGCGAGGAAAAGGGGCCGGCCGCCGTCGCCGAGCGATCGCTGCCGCTGATCCGCGAGGAACTCGACGACGCCGACGCGGTGCTGGTCGACGGCATCCGCAGCGACGTCGAGGTCGACGCCTTCGAGGACGCCTTCGGCGAGCGGTTCTCGCTGGTCAGCGTCGAGGCGCCGTTCGAGGTGCGCGAGGAGCGGCTCGCCGAGCGCGGGCGCGACAAGAGCGAAGACGAGGGCGGCGAGAGCCTCGAAGAGCGCGACGAGCGCGAGCTCGGCTTCGGCATGGGCGAGGCGATGGAGCGGGCCGACGTGCGCATCGACAACACCGGCTCGCTGGAGTCGTTCCGCCGCACGGTTCGCACGGTACTCGAGAGCGGTCCGGAGGCGATCACGCGATGA
- a CDS encoding signal peptidase I — protein MRLGSYAKGAAATALLVVVAALVVGQLLGQPILLGYVATDSMEPTMDAGDGFIAIPSPLAGDVSEGDVVVFEAEQLHGGGLTTHRVVGETDRGYVTKGDANPFTDQDGGEPPVSDQQIVAEALQINGEVVVIPHLGTAVMGIQSGVSSAQSTAASAVGVGGGLDSSQVGGLLVALGLVLLGVAALSGARGGAVRDFARSADRPGVVAVWSVAGTVAILIVLFATAAMVVPSGTTEYGIVSAEQPADDPLVIEAGGSSTVEYPVTNGGVVPVVVFLETGDGAVAEPDRLRVGAGGEAASSVTLNAPESEGQYDRYVTQRRYLLLLPPGLIAALHAIHPTLALLAVDAVVVGVGLSIAVALFGTGDLRLRSGADHVSLSVRLRRKLRKWL, from the coding sequence ATGAGACTCGGGAGCTACGCCAAGGGCGCGGCCGCGACGGCGCTGCTGGTCGTCGTCGCGGCGCTGGTCGTCGGCCAGCTGCTGGGCCAGCCGATCCTGCTGGGCTACGTCGCGACCGACAGCATGGAGCCGACGATGGACGCCGGCGACGGATTCATCGCAATCCCCTCGCCGCTGGCCGGCGACGTCTCGGAGGGCGACGTGGTCGTCTTCGAGGCCGAGCAGCTCCACGGCGGCGGGCTGACGACCCACCGCGTCGTCGGCGAGACCGATCGCGGCTACGTGACCAAGGGCGACGCGAACCCCTTCACCGATCAGGACGGCGGGGAGCCGCCCGTAAGCGATCAGCAGATCGTCGCCGAGGCGCTCCAGATCAACGGCGAGGTCGTCGTCATCCCGCATCTGGGGACCGCGGTGATGGGCATCCAATCGGGCGTTTCGAGCGCCCAGTCGACGGCCGCGAGCGCGGTCGGCGTCGGCGGCGGGCTCGACAGCTCGCAGGTCGGCGGCCTGCTGGTAGCGCTCGGCCTCGTCCTCCTCGGCGTCGCGGCGCTGTCGGGCGCTCGCGGCGGCGCGGTTCGGGACTTCGCGCGATCGGCCGACCGCCCGGGGGTCGTGGCCGTGTGGTCCGTGGCGGGCACTGTCGCGATCCTGATCGTCCTGTTCGCGACCGCGGCGATGGTCGTTCCCTCCGGCACGACGGAGTACGGCATCGTCAGCGCCGAACAGCCGGCAGACGATCCGCTGGTGATCGAGGCCGGCGGCTCATCGACCGTCGAGTACCCCGTCACCAACGGCGGGGTCGTACCGGTCGTCGTCTTTCTCGAAACCGGCGACGGCGCCGTCGCCGAGCCCGACAGGCTCCGCGTCGGTGCGGGCGGCGAAGCCGCGAGCAGCGTCACCCTGAACGCGCCGGAGAGCGAAGGCCAGTACGATCGCTACGTCACCCAGCGGCGCTACCTGCTGTTGCTCCCGCCGGGGCTCATCGCAGCGCTGCACGCGATCCACCCGACGCTCGCGCTGCTCGCGGTCGACGCCGTCGTCGTCGGCGTCGGGCTGTCGATCGCCGTCGCGCTGTTCGGCACGGGCGATCTCCGGCTGCGG
- a CDS encoding CARDB domain-containing protein: MAATVDEDRAGDLSLSPGDSNGGYADIDADGQLAVEMDRLNDRATTTADDVFTITNTDDEDARVWVEHDLAGTTIYRGDPSNTVESRGAAFDLDAGETASLGVRTDTRDADVKPGDLTIRAEGDGGPDFAVTDVEIEGLDANGSIAVGESARITATVANRGTEGGTHSADLLVDGVEVSQRAVYVPAGERRTVTFERTFQRSGAYEVAVDHTPGGTVTVREPPAPDAASYAVRDAALSSASIAPGENVDVTATIENAGGSTGEFTAELAVGGTVLETRPVRLGPGETTTVTFTRTFEQPGTYEIAVSGATAGELDVSSPGGSGVEAVEQQLRSPATGVVGLSFVAGALLVSRRNPRELLALLR, from the coding sequence ATGGCGGCCACCGTCGACGAGGACCGCGCGGGCGACCTCTCGCTTTCCCCTGGCGACTCGAACGGCGGATACGCCGATATCGACGCCGACGGACAGCTCGCCGTCGAGATGGACCGACTCAACGACCGGGCTACGACGACCGCCGACGACGTGTTCACGATCACGAACACCGACGACGAGGACGCGCGCGTATGGGTCGAGCACGATCTGGCGGGGACGACGATCTACCGCGGCGATCCGAGCAACACCGTCGAGAGTCGCGGCGCCGCCTTCGACCTCGACGCGGGCGAGACCGCGTCGCTCGGCGTCCGGACCGATACGCGGGACGCCGACGTCAAGCCGGGCGATCTCACGATCCGCGCCGAGGGCGACGGCGGGCCGGACTTCGCGGTCACAGACGTCGAAATCGAGGGACTCGACGCGAACGGCTCGATCGCGGTCGGCGAGTCGGCCAGGATCACCGCGACGGTCGCGAACCGGGGGACTGAGGGCGGCACTCACTCGGCCGATCTCCTCGTCGACGGCGTCGAGGTCTCCCAGCGCGCGGTGTACGTCCCGGCAGGCGAGCGCCGAACCGTGACGTTCGAGCGGACGTTCCAGCGGTCGGGCGCGTACGAGGTCGCCGTCGACCACACCCCCGGCGGAACGGTCACCGTCAGGGAACCGCCCGCGCCGGACGCCGCGTCGTACGCGGTGCGAGACGCCGCACTCTCATCGGCGTCGATCGCGCCCGGCGAGAACGTCGACGTGACCGCGACGATCGAAAACGCCGGCGGGTCGACCGGCGAGTTCACCGCCGAGTTGGCCGTCGGCGGCACCGTTCTCGAAACCCGACCCGTTCGCCTCGGCCCAGGCGAGACGACGACGGTCACGTTCACGCGAACGTTCGAGCAGCCCGGGACGTACGAGATTGCGGTCAGCGGCGCGACGGCGGGCGAACTCGACGTGTCCTCGCCGGGCGGCTCCGGCGTCGAGGCGGTCGAACAGCAGCTCCGGTCGCCGGCGACCGGCGTGGTCGGGCTGTCCTTCGTCGCGGGCGCGCTGCTGGTCAGCCGGCGCAACCCGCGGGAGTTGCTCGCTTTGCTCCGATGA
- a CDS encoding DUF6414 family protein, whose product MAFRQFEYLDDLAVRSLLASENIAIPEAITEVSESTTEGEGGAELSAGFEIPYVGKAEGGANLAGSKMGRQMFETSKRINDQYIFNVLHEEVEDEIVDITEGDTVSCSEGDLVKISGAINTDAIYRILTIFNAYSEVMDIENQDQIQEAHKILYSDAIGLSLEVEDSRFAYGMRIDPDNLWTERRQAFLEAKEYVVFGRVSKQIGGEDRWDYLNVAELIDSILVDETMDSLRNWASGMINAIDSAEGDMEVPDVSSADIEAFADLGDIGEVTTDARFSLDVEDREIALEGPGFVIHPIAIYW is encoded by the coding sequence ATGGCATTTAGACAATTCGAGTATCTTGATGATTTAGCTGTTCGCAGCCTATTAGCATCAGAGAATATTGCGATCCCGGAGGCAATAACAGAGGTTTCTGAGTCTACTACAGAAGGAGAAGGTGGTGCAGAGTTATCTGCGGGATTTGAGATACCCTATGTAGGAAAAGCAGAAGGGGGAGCTAACCTTGCAGGGTCAAAAATGGGAAGGCAGATGTTTGAAACATCTAAACGCATTAATGACCAGTATATTTTTAATGTTCTTCATGAAGAGGTAGAGGATGAGATTGTTGATATCACTGAGGGAGATACCGTTAGTTGCTCAGAAGGAGATCTAGTGAAAATCAGTGGGGCCATAAATACAGATGCTATTTATAGAATTTTGACGATATTTAATGCCTACTCAGAAGTCATGGATATAGAAAACCAAGATCAGATACAGGAAGCTCACAAAATATTATATTCGGATGCGATCGGATTATCATTAGAAGTAGAAGATTCACGATTTGCCTACGGAATGAGAATAGACCCGGACAATCTCTGGACAGAAAGGAGACAAGCATTTCTAGAAGCTAAAGAATATGTTGTTTTCGGTCGAGTATCAAAACAAATTGGAGGAGAAGATAGATGGGACTATCTCAATGTTGCAGAGCTAATTGATTCAATATTAGTGGATGAAACAATGGATTCCTTGAGGAATTGGGCTTCAGGAATGATTAATGCGATAGATTCTGCGGAAGGAGATATGGAAGTTCCTGATGTGTCTTCTGCTGATATCGAAGCTTTCGCTGATTTAGGTGATATCGGTGAGGTAACTACTGATGCTCGTTTCAGTTTGGATGTTGAGGATAGAGAGATAGCTCTAGAAGGACCAGGATTCGTCATCCATCCAATTGCAATATATTGGTGA
- a CDS encoding CHY zinc finger protein, which yields MQIHGHEVRGAVDAETRCAHYASERDVVAIKFACCGTYYPCFRCHEAVTEHDAERWPADRRDEPAVLCGACGAELAVEEYVGAEGCPACDAAFNPGCADHYHLYFEEFGNAGEESADAP from the coding sequence GTGCAGATCCACGGCCACGAAGTCCGGGGCGCGGTCGACGCCGAGACGCGCTGCGCCCACTACGCGAGCGAGCGCGACGTCGTCGCGATCAAGTTCGCCTGCTGCGGGACGTACTACCCCTGCTTTCGGTGCCACGAGGCCGTCACCGAGCACGACGCCGAGCGGTGGCCGGCCGACCGCCGGGACGAGCCGGCGGTGCTCTGTGGCGCCTGCGGCGCCGAACTCGCGGTCGAGGAGTACGTGGGCGCCGAAGGATGCCCGGCCTGCGACGCGGCGTTCAACCCCGGCTGCGCGGACCACTACCACCTGTACTTCGAAGAGTTCGGAAACGCCGGTGAGGAGAGCGCCGACGCCCCGTAG
- a CDS encoding HTTM domain-containing protein: protein MSLHPNDASSPAARLHAALARRLGVDARALAAFRALVAITLLVDLLLRATDLVAFHADRGVLPRAALAEQYPLAESLSLHAVSGAAWFQACLFVLAAVLAIALLLGVRSRLAAAGSLALLVSVQLRNPLVLNSGDVLLATLLALSLLVPLGERWSVDALGRSDRDRHVASAATAALCLQVVTVYATNAVFKLRGGRWLGGDAVRDVVRLDSFTILLGNYLAEIPDLAGAVAVPWLALLVASPLLILLTGRARTALVLLFLGAHLGMFLTVTVGLFPLVLTAGVVLFLPASAWDAVERRVRPHLAPFALDWWADALTVARRRAPALPTSPAIARWRRRAGLALAALALVSVLAWGVGSVGAADPLAPVDGAETEDYKWAMFDDPPAAYRWYGVTARLDTGREVDALGRSVEDWTAPPDAARTYGNFRWRKFMSDIDGSGVTAERLAEYACRRASARYDADAEHVTITEYERYVYDGGTSPTGQRQVLRYACPLQ, encoded by the coding sequence ATGTCCCTCCACCCGAACGACGCCTCCTCACCCGCGGCGCGGCTCCACGCGGCGCTGGCGCGGCGCCTCGGCGTCGACGCCCGCGCGCTGGCGGCGTTTCGCGCCCTCGTCGCGATCACGCTGCTGGTCGATCTCCTGCTCCGGGCGACCGATCTGGTCGCGTTCCACGCCGATCGGGGCGTCTTGCCCCGCGCGGCGCTCGCCGAGCAGTACCCCCTCGCCGAGTCGCTGTCGCTCCACGCGGTCTCCGGTGCGGCGTGGTTTCAGGCGTGCCTGTTCGTCCTCGCGGCCGTGCTCGCGATCGCGCTGTTGCTCGGCGTCCGGTCCCGGCTCGCAGCGGCCGGATCGCTGGCGCTGCTCGTCTCCGTGCAGCTGCGCAACCCGCTCGTGCTGAACTCCGGCGACGTGTTGCTCGCGACGCTGCTGGCGCTTTCGCTGCTCGTTCCGCTGGGCGAGCGCTGGTCGGTCGACGCGCTCGGCCGCTCCGATCGCGACCGGCACGTCGCCTCGGCGGCGACGGCGGCGCTGTGCCTGCAGGTCGTGACGGTTTACGCGACGAACGCGGTGTTCAAGCTCCGCGGCGGCCGCTGGCTCGGCGGCGACGCCGTCCGTGACGTGGTCCGGCTCGACAGCTTCACGATCCTGCTGGGAAACTACCTCGCCGAAATTCCGGACCTCGCCGGCGCGGTCGCCGTCCCCTGGCTCGCGCTGCTCGTCGCGTCGCCGCTCTTGATCCTGCTGACCGGGCGCGCCCGCACGGCGCTCGTGCTGCTGTTCCTCGGCGCGCACCTGGGGATGTTTCTGACCGTCACCGTCGGCCTGTTCCCGCTCGTGCTGACCGCCGGCGTCGTCCTGTTTCTCCCCGCGAGCGCGTGGGACGCCGTCGAGCGCCGGGTTCGACCGCACCTCGCCCCGTTCGCGCTGGACTGGTGGGCCGACGCGCTGACCGTCGCCCGCCGGCGCGCCCCCGCGCTCCCGACGTCGCCCGCGATCGCGCGCTGGCGTCGCCGCGCCGGCCTCGCCCTCGCGGCGCTCGCGCTCGTCTCGGTGCTGGCGTGGGGCGTCGGCTCGGTCGGCGCCGCGGACCCGCTGGCGCCGGTCGACGGCGCCGAGACGGAGGACTACAAGTGGGCGATGTTCGACGACCCGCCCGCCGCCTACCGCTGGTACGGCGTCACGGCCCGGCTGGACACCGGGCGCGAGGTCGACGCGCTGGGCCGATCGGTCGAGGACTGGACCGCCCCGCCCGACGCCGCCCGGACGTACGGAAACTTCCGGTGGCGCAAGTTCATGAGCGACATCGACGGTTCGGGCGTCACGGCCGAGCGCCTCGCCGAATACGCCTGCCGGCGGGCGAGCGCCCGGTACGACGCCGACGCCGAGCACGTGACGATCACCGAGTACGAGCGGTACGTGTACGACGGTGGTACCAGTCCGACGGGTCAGCGGCAGGTGTTGCGGTACGCGTGCCCGCTGCAGTAG